The DNA sequence GCCATCCAGCGGGATGCCATCACAGGGATGGGTGTAGGTATCTTTGTCATGAGCATCGTCGTGTTTGCGGGCCGATTGAGCGCCGCGTTCCCGGCGCTCGCCGGTCCGCTGGCTCCCGTCACGGGCATCGCCTGGCCGTGGTTCGTGCTGATCGGCACGGCCGTCACGCTCGGCACCGGAATCCTCTCGTCGTTCACGCACGCGGCCGCGCCGCGCGCGTCCTGACCCTCTTTCGCTCTCTCTCGCAATGGCTCAGCAGATCGTCGTCGGCGTCGATGGTGGCGGCAGCAAGACTCATGTGATCGTCGCGACTCCGCGCGGCAAGGTCCTCGCCGAAGTCACCGGCGACTCCTCGGCGGTGGCGCCAGGCGAGGCGTTGTCGTCGGCCGAGGTGATCGGCGCGCTGGTGCGCGACGCGCTGGCGCAGGCCGAGATCACGGAGCGCCCGGCGGCCGTGGTCGCAGGCGTGGCGGGCACGGGCCGCGAGAAGGAGCAGAAGGCGCTGCTGCGCGCCCTCCGCAACGAGTCGCTGGCCGAGGACGTGAAGGTCGTCCCTGATGCGGAGATCGCGCTCACCGATGCCTTCGGCCGCGAAGGCGCGGGCATCCTGCTGATCGCCGGCACGGGTTCGGTGGCCTTCGGCCGCGGCCCGGCCGGCGCGTTTCGCCGTTGCGGCGGCTGGGGCCCGGTGGCGGGCGACGAAGGCAGCGGCGCGTGGATCGGCCGTCGCGCGTTGAGCGTGGTGACGTCGAGCGCCGACGAGCGCGAGCCGGAGTCGCGGCTCACGGGCGCGCTGATGACCGCGCTCGAACTCGAGACGATCGACGACATCATCCCCTGGGCGGCCAAGGCCACGCCGAAGGATCTCGCGGCGCTTGCCGTGCACGTGACGACCCTCGCGGCGGACCGCGACCTGCGCGCCAACTCGATCTGCACGCTGGCGGCCGAAGAACTCGTGCTCCACGTGCGGACGCTGGCGCGTCAGCTCTTTGTCGATGAGCGTGCGGCCGTGCCGGTGGCGCTGGCCGGCGGCATGCTGCAGCGCGGAAGCTTCCTGCGCCGGCTGGTGGAGCACCGGCTCAAGACCGCGGTGCCGGGCTGCGTGCTGCACGCGGAAGAAGTCGTGCCGGCGCGCGGCGCGGTGAAGATGGCGGCGGCGCTGCTCAAGGTGTCGGCGACAGCCTAGCTACAGCGGCTGTCACCACGAAGGCACGAAGGCACGAAGCAAGTCGCTTCGTGCCTTCGTGTCTTCGTAGCCTCTTCGCGAACAGCCGTTACGCCGCCGTCGGGGCTTCCTTCGGCACCATCGACGCATCCCACACGCCTTCGCTCTTCGCCACGAAGGTCGTCGACGAGATATCCGACGAGACATTCACCACCGTGCGCGTCATGTCGAGGATGCGGTCCACGCCGAGCACGATGGCGATGCCCTCTCCGGGCACGCCCATCATCGTGAGGATGCCGACCAGCAGCGGGATTGAGCCGCCCGGCACGCCGGCCGCGCCCACCGCCGTGATCACCGACATCACGATGACGATCGCCATCCCCCCCAGCGAGAGGTCCACGCCAAAGACCTGGCAGAGGAAGATCACCGTGATGCCTTCGAAAATGCTCGTGCCGTTCATGCACATCGTCGAGCCCAGCGGCAGCACGAAGCCGGCGATCTTCGGCGGCACCCCGAGGCCGTCCTCGGCGGCGCGCAGCGCGGTGGGCAAGGTGGCCGAGCTCGAGCTGGTCGAGAACGCCGTCACCATCGCGCCCTTGATGCGCGAGAAGTAGAGCAGCGGGTTGATCCCGATGACGAACTTCAGGATCAGCGAGAGGTTCACGAACAGGTGGAAGAGCAGCGCGCCCATCACGACGAGCACGTAGGCGCTCAACGGCTTGAGCAGCGCGAAGCCGAAACGGCTGGTCACG is a window from the Pseudogemmatithrix spongiicola genome containing:
- a CDS encoding BadF/BadG/BcrA/BcrD ATPase family protein, which produces MAQQIVVGVDGGGSKTHVIVATPRGKVLAEVTGDSSAVAPGEALSSAEVIGALVRDALAQAEITERPAAVVAGVAGTGREKEQKALLRALRNESLAEDVKVVPDAEIALTDAFGREGAGILLIAGTGSVAFGRGPAGAFRRCGGWGPVAGDEGSGAWIGRRALSVVTSSADEREPESRLTGALMTALELETIDDIIPWAAKATPKDLAALAVHVTTLAADRDLRANSICTLAAEELVLHVRTLARQLFVDERAAVPVALAGGMLQRGSFLRRLVEHRLKTAVPGCVLHAEEVVPARGAVKMAAALLKVSATA